One genomic segment of Vespa crabro chromosome 3, iyVesCrab1.2, whole genome shotgun sequence includes these proteins:
- the LOC124422665 gene encoding HEAT repeat-containing protein 5B isoform X1: MMMELSHSLTLNEDALDQIPEAKRPVFIFEWLRFLDKVLVAAQKSDIKGCQQKLVEQLTKHMQGAPGPPTRRLIARCLATLFSVGDTFLLFDTVNKCNDILKNKDDSPSFLPTKLAAICCVGCMYEKLGRMMGRSYEETVQILIKSLRSAESQMRIEIMHTLEKVCAGMGSAITNVHKEIYKVSRHYLTDRVMAVRCAAAKCLLEMLNHALFLYTTEIESVATLCFRAFEGSNYEVRCAVAKLLGSLVAMTQIPTPKGKNPAVAQNKGGKQISLEEVLNILMSGFLRGGVGFLKGTGEIIKGTSSINREVRVGVTHAYVVFVQMLGGTWLERNIGVLVAHVLDLVTNPKAANSHVDAVYSRKCVNFILHGTIGKLLSEGAQAAACKEIAHIILKQMNSIDFSPENAKDCNQETLFSQHLLVCALQEMGNLILGLGTTASNLLSDQSLSLTDTIMAVLIHPCQAARLAASWCLRCICVAVPSQITPLIDRCVDGIENMRSSPEAIAGYSSALAAVLGSVRFSPLGVPHTKGKIIFNTAEELLRSASQNSRLSLNRTHAGWLLIGAIMTLGTAVVKGLLPRMLLLWRNSFPRSNKELESEKARGDAFTWQVTLEGRAGALSAMHSFLLHCSELLNDDITRRLLTPIESALAMLTNLSTVLKNYGQQLKAPAAMVRLRLYETLLLLPPQTFEGSYTHLLRMLVSEFTLTENPGNTTTSLLRTVCHANDSVILGTWLQETDHRMIEDQLESNRRADLDHLQPNSAAGSGALEHNSCCLYRPVPHDEIVPGPLPLGVAVIDLSISLFGQIFPRVANKHRLQMLDHFSECIKHTKSGRQEAIQMNVFTAVLSGLKGLNEAKTGFGQEDVKKSATNLIISTLVSSNSILRWAAGEAVGRMAQVISDPKFTAELAQTSFDRLKSARDVASRTGHSLALGCLHKYVGGMGSSQHLNTSVSILLALAQDNSSPVVQVWALHALALIADSGGPMFRGYVEPTLSLALTLLLNVPQSYIDVHQCIGKVLSALITTIGPELQGNTTTICMARSSFLCACAIMQDHQDPLVQAEATGCLQQLHLFAPRHVNLSSLVPTLCRTLSSNHLLLRKAAISCLRQLVQREAKEVCEHAMTLANESRGTNVVEGLVITETGLPGVLFSMLDTETDSKLIKDIHDTLMSMLQILAADNLSQWLSLCKDVLTIASESSTTEEGNIANIEDSTADNENADVEGDDDQAEFHADESTKQRPTITPRWPTRVFAAQCVRRIVAACVNNKQAHFDLALAKEMQLSKGKGDFLVLHLSDLVRMAFMAATSDCDPLRLEGLKTLEEIIDKFAKVPEPEFPGHLLLEQFQAQVGAALRPAFSTETASHVTAAACEACSAWIGSGVARDLNDLRRVHQLLVSSLEKLREGHTRPQLYNESLSTLERLAILKAWAEVYVVAMIKDGTALNSHSTSITNINRADDSTGEEFGEFEFQNESLLSLVQPELLSLSQYWLAALRDHALLSLPPEFSSQLPHDGGAFYTTDTMESARPHYAESWAPILHAAALWLNARGFGISNTNDETKTSNVSSNNINNNNNNNNNNNNNNNNISTKIDTNIERFHLLFGICMEALCSPRSSESTQNIETCLNALYTLLDSVWARKILITDKSLSIELCNVLHRLLLTRGNYVIQMVTMEVLKQVMKAAQEDLTEKKKEKVKDLSPIHEENNETIELDLLGEGGETGELIPGKSLVFALLEVCLCLLVRQIPALNPNPGSATAILSQKGYIPTEESGKLIASALNVMESLPVLCSPQGAIAILPTLLYLATGVIRETAVRVDNDFGKNSSETPVHAALHCVKSLTINKYAKDDRSQTQWTGLLQSALAKVIDLAKTGNDETKMDEVAMMLSIAVFVLHALPDVISAPNLQFPCINHFRHAFQSDNMLVKLKCVQTLRTIFLHPERMISTPYIHSLAPRLVEYLYNDKSKQVTSELELSFTLECISTVEALIGLAELSNRDLLQGIQMLTLLVPILINYLLEGDQLQNASKYQITLHQQSFQWLNKIGPKYPQEFKTLMSQSTELKTKLENAVRSNHQQALRHSRPAEPVKHQIKMSAPSIKLKTDFSNFN; this comes from the exons ATGATGATGGAGTTGAGTCATAGTCTGACCCTCAATGAGGATGCCCTTGATCAGATTCCTGAAGCTAAAAGACcagtttttatatttgaatggTTACGTTTTTTGGATAAGGTTTTAGTTGCTGCACAGaag agCGACATAAAAGGATGCCAACAAAAATTAGTAGAACAATTAACTAAACACATGCAAGGCGCACCTGGGCCTCCCACACGTCGTCTTATTGCAAGATGTCTTGCAACATTGTTTAGTGTTGGTGATACGTTCCTTCTATTTGATACcgttaataaatgtaatgatattctcaaaaataaagatgacTCACCAAGTTTCTTACCGACAAAatt aGCTGCTATATGTTGCGttggatgtatgtatgaaaaGTTAGGGAGAATGATGGGAAGATCTTATGAGGAAACTGTACAAATTCTGATAAAATCTTTACGTTCTGCAGAGTCACAAATGCGAATAGAAATAATGCATACTttggaaaaa GTATGTGCTGGTATGGGATCTGCGATTACAAATGTtcacaaagaaatatataaagtttcCAGACATTATTTGACTGATAGAGTAATGGCTGTTAGATGTGCTGCAGCAAAG TGCTTATTAGAAATGTTAAATCATGCACTGTTCCTTTATAcaacagagatagaaagtgTAGCAACATTGTGTTTCCGAGCATTTGAAGGTTCAAATTATGAAGTAAGATGTGCTGTTGCTAAATTATTAGGTTCATTGGTGGCAATGACACAAATTCCAACTCCTAAAGGAAAAAATCCAGCAG TTGCACAAAATAAAGGTGGTAAACAAATATCTTTAGAAGAAGTGCTAAATATTCTAATGTCAGGCTTTTTGAGAGGTGGAGTTGGCTTCTTAAAAGGTACTGGTGAAATAATCAAAGGTACTTCCAGTATAAATAGAGAAGTTCGAGTGGGTGTAACTCAT GCATATGTTGTGTTTGTTCAAATGTTAGGAGGTACATGGTTAGAACGAAATATCGGTGTATTGGTAGCACATGTATTAGATCTTGTAACTAATCCAAAAGCAGCTAATTCACATGTTGATGCAGTATATTCGAGAAAATGTGTTAACTTCATATTACATGGTACTATAGGAAAATTACTCAGTGAAGGAGCTCAAGCTGCTGCTTGCAAAGAAATAGCACATATAATATTGAAGCAAATGAATTCAATTG ATTTTAGTCCGGAAAATGCTAAAGACTGCAATCAAGAAACATTATTCAGTCAACATTTATTAGTATGTGCACTTCAAGAAATGGGAAATTTAATATTAGGATTGGGTACAACAGCATCCAACTTACTATCTGATCAATCTTTGA gtttaACAGATACAATCATGGCTGTTCTAATACATCCATGTCAAGCAGCAAGACTTGCAGCCTCTTGGTGCTTACGTTGCATTTGTGTTGCCGTCCCCAGTCAAATAACACCTTTAATTGATCGATGCGTAGATGGTATTGAAAATATGCGAAGTTCGCCCGAGGCCATCGCTGGTTACAGTAGTGCGCTTGCTGCTGTTTTAGGAAGCGTTCGTTTTTCACCACTTGGTGTACCACATACAAagggaaaa ataatattcaATACTGCTGAAGAACTCTTAAGAAGTGCAAGTCAAAATAGCCGTTTATCGTTAAATAGAACTCACGCTGGTTGGCTTTTGATCGGAGCTATAATGACACTAG GTACAGCAGTGGTTAAAGGTTTACTACCAAGAATGTTACTTTTATGGAGGAACTCTTTTCCACGTTCAAACAAAGAATTAGAAAGTGAAAAAGCACGTGGTGATGCATTTACTTGGCAAGTGACATTAGAAGGTCGAGCAGGGGCTTTGTCTGCTATGCATAGctttttattacattgttCAGAACTTTTGAACGACGATATTACAAGACGACTCTTAACGCCTATTGAATCAGCACTTGCAATGTTAACAAA CTTATCTACAGTGCTAAAAAATTATGGCCAACAATTAAAGGCTCCTGCTGCTATGGTCCGTTTACGTTTATatgaaactttattattattaccacctCAAACTTTTGAAg GTTCTTATACTCATCTTTTAAGAATGTTAGTATCAGAATTTACACTGACTGAAAATCCTGGAAATACAACAACATCTTTATTACGTACTGTTTGTCATGCTAATGATTCTGTCATTCTTGGTACGTGGCTGCAAGAAACAGATCATCGTATGATTGAAGATCAA TTGGAATCAAACAGAAGGGCAGATTTGGATCAT TTGCAACCTAATAGTGCAGCTGGGTCTGGAGCACTAGAACATAATTCTTGCTGTTTATATCGTCCAGTTCCTCAT GATGAAATAGTCCCTGGACCTTTGCCTTTGGGAGTAGCAGTTATtgatctttctatttctctgttTGGACAAATCTTTCCTCGAGTAGCAAATAAACATAGATTACAAATGCTAGATCATTTCAGTGAATGTATAAAGCATACAAAATCTGGTAGACAGGAAGCAATACAAATGAATGTTTTTACGGCTGTATTAAGTGGTTTAAAAGGACTCAATGAAGCAAAGACTGGTTTTGGACAAGAAGATGTTAAAAAATCAGCgactaatcttattatt AGTACACTTGTAAGCAGTAACTCTATCTTGCGATGGGCTGCAGGAGAAGCTGTTGGAAGAATGGCACAGGTTATATCAGATCCTAAATTCACAGCAGAATTAGCACAAACCAGTTTTGATCGATTAAAGTCTGCTCGTGATGTTGCTAGTAGGACAGGACATTCCTTGGCATTAGGTTGTCTTCATAAATATGTTGGAGGAATGGGTTCCAGTCAACATCTTAATACTAGTGTTAGCATATTACTTGCTCTTGCACAAGATAATTCATCTCCTGTAGTGCAA GTATGGGCATTGCATGCTCTTGCACTTATAGCAGATTCAGGTGGACCAATGTTCCGAGGTTACGTAGAACCTACATTGTCTTTGGCATTGACTCTTCTTCTTAATGTTCCTCAATCTTATATTGATGTACATCAATGTATAGGAAAAGTATTGTCTGCTCTTATTACAACAATAGGACCAGAATTACAAG GAAATACTACAACAATCTGCATGGCTCGATCATCGTTTTTATGCGCTTGTGCTATTATGCAAGATCATCAAGATCCACTTGTACAAGCTGAAGCTACAGGATGTCTTCAACAGTTACATTTATTTGCACCAAGACACGTCAATTTGTCTTCTCTTGTCCCTACGCTTTGT cGAACTTTATCAAGCAATCATTTACTTTTGCGTAAAGCAGCAATATCTTGTCTTCGTCAACTTGTTCAACGCGAAGCAAAAGAAGTTTGTGAACACGCAATGACACTGGCAAATGAAAGCAGAGGTACTAATGTAGTAGAAGGGCTTGTTATAACAGAAACGGGTCTTCCAGGTGTTTTATTTAGTATGCTGGACACAGAAACAGATagcaaattaattaaagatataCATGATACGTTAATGAGTATGCTACAAATATTAGCTGCTGATAATTTGTCTCAATGGCTATCACTTTGTAAGGATGTATTGACAATTGCATCAG aaTCAAGTACGACTGAAGAAGGAAATATTGCAAATATTGAAGATAGTACGGCAGATAATGAAAATGCTGATGTAGAAGGAGATGATGATCAAGCAGAATTTCATGCTGATGAATCTACGAAACAACGACCAACCATAACTCCTAGATGGCCAACAAGAGTTTTTGCTGCTCAATGTGTAAGACGCATAGTAGCTGCTTGTGTAAATAATAAGCAAGCTCATTTCGATCTTGCATTAGCTAAAGAAATGCAATTGTCTAAAGGGAAAG GTGATTTCTTAGTGTTGCATCTCTCTGACTTGGTGCGAATGGCATTTATGGCTGCGACTAGTGATTGTGACCCTTTACGTCTTGAAGGTCTCAAAACATTGgaagaaattattgataaatttgcTAAAGTTCCTGAACCAGAATTTCCTGGACATCTTTTACTTGAACAATTTCAAGCAcaa gtaGGTGCTGCATTGAGACCAGCATTTTCTACAGAAACGGCATCTCATGTTACGGCTGCTGCTTGCGAAGCTTGCAGTGCTTGGATTGGAAGTGGTGTTGCTAGGGATTTAAATGACTTGAGAAGAGTACATCAGTTGCTTGTCTCTTCATTAGAAAAATTGAGGGAAGGTCATACACGTCCACAACTTTACAATGAAAGTCTGTCCACTCTTGAACGTCTGGCAATTTTAAAAGCATGGGCAGAG GTATATGTAGTTGCTATGATTAAGGATGGTACAGCATTAAATAGTCATAGTACATCAATTACTAATATAAATCGAGCTGACGATAGTACTGGGGAAGAATTTGGTGAATTCgaatttcaaaatgaaagTTTGTTAAGTTTAGTACAACCTGAGCTTTTAAGTTTGAGTCAATATTGGTTAGCTGCTTTGAGAGATCATGCTTTACTTTCATTACCACcag AATTCTCCAGTCAGTTACCACATGACGGTGGAGCTTTTTATACGACAGATACAATGGAATCTGCTCGTCCTCATTATGCAGAATCATGGGCCCCTATACTTCATGCTGCTGCTCTGTGGCTTAATGCTAGAGGATTTGGAATATCAAATACAAACGATGAAACAAAAACTTCAAATGTTTCCagtaataacataaacaataataataataataataataataataataataataataataatatttcaactaAGATTGATACAAATATTGAACGTTTCCATTTACTTTTTG GAATATGTATGGAAGCCTTATGTAGTCCACGGTCTTCTGAGTCTACACAAAATATAGAAACATGTTTGAATGCCTTGTATACCTTGCTTGATTCTGTATGGGctcgtaaaattttaattacagaCAAATCATTATCCATTGAATTGTGTAATGTTCTACAtag attaCTTTTAACAAGAGGAAATTATGTAATTCAAATGGTAACAATGGAAGTTTTAAAACAAGTAATGAAAGCAGCTCAAGAAGATctgacagaaaaaaagaaagagaaagtgaaag ACTTATCACCAATAcatgaagaaaataacgaaacgaTAGAATTAGACTTATTaggtgaaggaggagaaaCAGGAGAACTTATACCAGGGAAATCATTAGTATTTGCCTTGTTGGAAGTATGTTTGTGTTTACTGGTGCGTCAGATACCAGCATTAAATCCTAATCCAGGTAGTGCAACGGCCATTTTATCTCAGAAAGGTTATATACCTACAGAAGAAAGTGGAAAACTTATTGCTTCTGCTTTAAATGTTATGGAATCATTACCAGTACTTTGCTCGCCACAAG gTGCTATAGCAATTTTACCAACTTTATTATACTTAGCGACAGGTGTAATAAGAGAAACAGCTGTACGAGTTGATAATGATTTTGGAAAGAACAGTTCAGAAACACCTGTTCATGCAGCATTACATTGCGTTAAAAGTCTTACTATTAACAAATATGCAAAAGATGATAGAAGTCAAACTCAATGGACAGGTCTATTACAAAGTGCTTTAGCAAAAGTAATCGATCTCGCTAAAACAG GTAACGATGAAACAAAGATGGATGAAGTTGCTATGATGTTAAGTATTGCTGTATTTGTCCTACATGCATTACCAGATGTTATAAGTGCACCAAATTTACAATTTCCTTGTATAAATCACTTCAGGCATGCTTTTCAATCAGATAATATGCTA gTTAAATTGAAGTGTGTTCAGACTTTGAGAACAATATTCTTACATCCTGAACGTATGATAAGTACTCCCTATATTCATTCGTTGGCACCTAGACTAgtggaatatttatataatgataaaagtaaaCAAGTCACAAGCGAATTAGAGCTTTCCTTCACATTAGAATGTATCAGTACAGTAGAAGCTCTTATAGGGTTGGCTGAATTATCTAATC GAGATCTCTTACAAG GTATACAAATGTTAACATTACTTGTTCCGATTTTAATCAACTATCTCTTGGAAGGTGATCAACTCCAAAATGCttcaaaatatcaaataacatTGCATCAGCAAAGTTTTCAATGGCTAAATAAAATAGGACCAAAGTATCCACag GAGTTTAAAACATTGATGTCTCAATCGACGGAATTAAAAACTAAATTGGAAAATGCAGTAAGATCTAATCATCAACAAGCACTAAGGCACTCTAGACCTGCAGAGCCTGTAAAACATCAAATCAAGATGTCTGCACCTtccataaaattaaaaacagatTTCTCTAATTTCAACTAG